The DNA region ATATTTGGTTTTTGGGTTTAATTTTCTTTGGGTTGGACGCCGCGAACCTTATCGGCGACAGGGTTTCCTCCGGGGAATCAGGGGGGCTGCCATAATACTCTCGGGCGGCTTGGCGCATGTATTTGCAGCCGCTCAAGTAGCGGGACTTGCTGGCGGCAGCCTTTTCCCTGGAAATCATAAAGTTTTTAAAAAGGCTATCATATCCGGCCAATTGATAACATGCCTCATAACCTTCCCCCTGCTCGGCGTTTTGTTTTCATCCGCAATTCCTACGCCTGAATGGAGCCAGGCCGTACTCATTATGAAAGATCCTGAACTGTACGACATCCAAATTGATCGGACTTCAAAGCAACTGTTGGTCAGCCAAAAAGTGGCTTTGCACAAAAAGCCCTGTCTATCATTTAATCTATCAAATCCCATGCTGGAGCCGCGCCCTTTCGTGATCCCTTCCAACGAAGTTGAAGACTTTATTCTGGACGAATCTTCCCAAAAAATATTCCACATAGATAGGGGCGGCGAGGGATTACGCCCGGCGCGCCTCATAGTCTTGGACTCATCCAGCCTTGCGGTAATAAAGGAAATCCTTCTTCCTGTAAAAATCAAAGGCACGGCCAAGCTGGCTTACTCCAAAGAAAGCGAATGCCTGTTTGCGTCCTCGGAAGATGATGGTTGGATCTACGCTATTACGGCGTCTGACGGCGCGGTTGTTAACCGAAAAGATATGAAAGCCAATCCAATAATATGTCCGGATGATGCCAACAGAATGCTATATGTGAAACCTGGGTTTTCGTCTCGCATCATGGCCTTGGATATGTATTCACTCGCAACCAAACATGAAACAGCGGCTCCTGGATCCGATATCCGCATGCTTTTATATCCGAAGCATAAAAACCTGTATGTTCCTGACCTTGCGGGTTCAAGTATTTGGGTTTACTCAATCCCCGACTTGAAACTTTTGCGTAAAATTGACTCCCAGTTTGGCGTCCGCGCTCTTGCCATAGATGAACAGGCCGATCTGCTTTTTGCTCTTAGTTATATTACCGGATATTTGGAGATTATTGATATTGAATCGGGCGAGTTGCTTGAAAAGCATTATATTGGAAAATTTTGCCGGAAAATGGTTTGGGATGATATTAATCATCGGGGATACATCACCCTTTTCAAAAAGGGCTTGGTAACGTTCACCTATCAGCGCTCCCAGCCAGGCAATGCTAATAAATCATAGCTGTTAAGCAATATGCCGGCGGTCCAATATTGGCAATTAACAGGTATGTCCAACATTTCCTCTCAACTTTCATTTCATTTTTTTCAATATTATTAGTTGAACGCCCAGGATGGCCGACAAAACTCCCAGTTGCAGAATCTGTAGAATTAGCACTGCAAAATTCATATAGCGGGATGGATTTGAAGATGTCTTTTGAAAATCCTGAATTCCGCGCTCGGATTCAGGTACTCCGGACGTGGCAGAGCCGGTAGGATGTGCATTTTTGCCTGATAGTGTGACAGTAGGCGCCGGGACGGCGGCCTTTTTACCGCGTTTAGCTCCATCCAGAGAAGAGGAGCCTTGCACGGCTTGATTTTGGCCTGATTTAGCCTTCGCCTCCTGAGAGTCCAAAGACCGGGAAATTTTGGTGTAGTCGTCAATTCGTTCTTTTTCAGCTTCGATTTCTACTGCCCCCTCTGATTCAGGGGGGATTTTGTCCGTCCTACCGTTCAGTTCGGGCACCCTTGGATCCGTCTCAGCTTTTATGTTTGAGACTGAGGAACCGAATGCGGTGCCGCTTTCATCAATATTATCCACACTAATACTTTCTTCTGCATCCACCTGTGTTTGCTCAGAAAGCCCTTCTGTTTCTTCTTGGGAGGCTCCAGTATAAATAAAATGCCCTGAGCCTGCATTCCATGTGTTCAAATCGTCTTTTAGCCCGATAAAGCGAACTCTGCTGTCTTCTTCCCCTGTAACATCAAAAGTTAGAGTCAGAAAAATGCCGGAGTCCCCTTTCGAGATACCGCTTTCATAAGGGTCTACAGCCCCTATTCGCACAGTGCCCGGTTCGTACTCATTGACTAAAAACATGGGATATCCATTGGTCGCCAGGTCCCCCCGTTGGCAACTCACAAAGGATAAAGAAGAAGTATCGTAGCTGACATCCATAATGGCGGCGTTAACATCTGTTGGAGCATTTTGAACGGACATAGTGAAAACTACTTGATCCCCGTTAGCGCCGTGTACGGTATCAATAACAATGTCCGCACTGTACGCTGCCGCTATGAAGACAAAATAGCACCAGTATAGGTGTATAAGTAACTTTTTCATTTTCATCAGGCTTTATGGTGAGGAATTATGAGAATCGTTAAAGAAAACTTACAAAATCCTCTATATGCTGGCGTTTCAAGGTCGAGTTAATTGAATACAACAAAAATTGTAATTTGTCCAACTT from Desulfatibacillum aliphaticivorans DSM 15576 includes:
- a CDS encoding YncE family protein; this encodes MKNKTDIATGVQVGKARRVYGLFILFSPLYVLPLLIFLTPMLWEGLYREYTGIHYNAYFTQSLIDGSPISWDVAAIWLRRYIYRIMVESVVRYWNSIGPGLLMGGVVALGALFLHWTTKQGSFSFKVRLLFQGILLSAFSLFLILNSISLPSVFCFTLLVYLVFGFNFLWVGRREPYRRQGFLRGIRGAAIILSGGLAHVFAAAQVAGLAGGSLFPGNHKVFKKAIISGQLITCLITFPLLGVLFSSAIPTPEWSQAVLIMKDPELYDIQIDRTSKQLLVSQKVALHKKPCLSFNLSNPMLEPRPFVIPSNEVEDFILDESSQKIFHIDRGGEGLRPARLIVLDSSSLAVIKEILLPVKIKGTAKLAYSKESECLFASSEDDGWIYAITASDGAVVNRKDMKANPIICPDDANRMLYVKPGFSSRIMALDMYSLATKHETAAPGSDIRMLLYPKHKNLYVPDLAGSSIWVYSIPDLKLLRKIDSQFGVRALAIDEQADLLFALSYITGYLEIIDIESGELLEKHYIGKFCRKMVWDDINHRGYITLFKKGLVTFTYQRSQPGNANKS
- a CDS encoding cohesin domain-containing protein encodes the protein MKMKKLLIHLYWCYFVFIAAAYSADIVIDTVHGANGDQVVFTMSVQNAPTDVNAAIMDVSYDTSSLSFVSCQRGDLATNGYPMFLVNEYEPGTVRIGAVDPYESGISKGDSGIFLTLTFDVTGEEDSRVRFIGLKDDLNTWNAGSGHFIYTGASQEETEGLSEQTQVDAEESISVDNIDESGTAFGSSVSNIKAETDPRVPELNGRTDKIPPESEGAVEIEAEKERIDDYTKISRSLDSQEAKAKSGQNQAVQGSSSLDGAKRGKKAAVPAPTVTLSGKNAHPTGSATSGVPESERGIQDFQKTSSNPSRYMNFAVLILQILQLGVLSAILGVQLIILKKMK